A DNA window from Camelina sativa cultivar DH55 chromosome 17, Cs, whole genome shotgun sequence contains the following coding sequences:
- the LOC104754713 gene encoding type I inositol polyphosphate 5-phosphatase 13-like isoform X1, translated as MDSQLINEEEDEKALSTLVPVPPRRKTQSFSLQFDQKPHHQIRKHSLDEVPRSATLGSDTVYFDSSDDEFSTAANIVSGDNAGDGNGGGGGGGAEDYLIVNPPPNVGVGDDDTEPLPEFIGAGGGSGIFKVPVRAAVHPGRPPCLELRPHPLRETQTGNFLRNIACTETQLWAGQENGVRFWNLEDAYEAGCGIGGQVRRGDEDTAPFHESVTTSPTMCLVADESNKLLWSGHKDGKIRAWNMIHQPSDDDNDDHDGDGPMPFKERISWQAHRGPVNSIVISSYGDMWSCSEGGVIKIWPWDPLEKSLLLKQEEKHMAALLVERSAIDLRSQVTVNGTCSISSSEVKFLLADSVKAKVWAVQSLSFSIWDARSKDLLKVLNVEGQVENRVDMPPIQDQQVDDEMKLKFFSGSKREKPQGFLQRSRNAIMGAAGAVRRVATRSAGAFSEDTRKTEAIVLAVDGTIWTGSISGLIVQWDANGNRLRDVNHHQRPVLCFCTFGDRLYVGYASGYIQVLDSDGKLISSWVSHNEPVIKLAAGGGFIFSLATHGGVRGWYVTSPGPLDNIIRTELSQKETSYARQDNVRVLIGTWNVGQGRASHDALMSWLGSVTSDVGIVVVGLQEVEMGAGFLAMSAAKETVGLEGSAVGQWWIDAIGKALDEKKTFERMGSRQLAGLLISLWARKDIRTHVGDLDVAAVPCGFGRAIGNKGGVGLRIRVYDRIMCFVNCHLAAHLEAVNRRNADFNHIFRLMVFSRGQNLNNTAAAGVSTAAYTTKSNTIPSTGAEETKSDLAAADMVTFFGDFNYRLFGISYDEARDFISQRSFDWLRERDQLRAEMKLGKVFQGMREALITFPPTYKFERNRSGLGGYDSGEKKRIPAWCDRVIYRDTQSSPFSESNLQCPVVSSVIMYEACMDVTESDHKPVRCKFHATIAHVDKSVRRQELGKIVRSNEKILSIFEDLRLVPETTVSTNNIVLQSQDTVILTITNTSTTSKAIFNILCAGQAIVKDDGEDSDYNPRGSFGLPRWLEVSPAAGIIHPEGSVDVKVHHEDFHSLEEHVDGIPQNWWCEDTRDKEAILMVNIRGSCSTTLTSHSIKVRHCFSARVCLLENRPTNLTKNLGGSRRYPTDITRNGSTRPKTEDSVKRGKSR; from the exons atggaTTCACAGCTAATCAACGAAGAGGAAGACGAAAAGGCATTGTCCACACTCGTCCCTGTTCCGCCGCGGCGAAAGACGCAGTCTTTTAGCTTACAGTTCGATCAAAAGCCTCACCACCAGATCCGCAAACACAGCCTCGACGAGGTTCCTAGATCCGCCACTTTAGGATCCGACACCGTTTATTTCGACTCCTCCGACGACGAATTCTCCACCGCGGCTAACATCGTTAGCGGAGATAACGCCGGCGATGGaaacggcggaggaggaggaggaggagctgagGATTACCTCATCGTTAATCCTCCTCCTAATGTCGGTGTTGGGGACGACGACACCGAGCCTTTGCCGGAGTTCATCGGCGCGGGAGGCGGTTCCGGGATATTTAAGGTTCCGGTGCGTGCGGCGGTGCATCCAGGACGTCCGCCGTGTCTTGAGCTGAGGCCTCATCCGTTGAGGGAGACGCAGACTGGGAATTTCTTGAGGAACATTGCTTGTACGGAGACGCAGCTTTGGGCTGGCCAAGAGAATGGTGTCAGGTTTTGGAATTTGGAAGATGCGTATGAGGCAGGGTGTGGGATTGGTGGCCAGGTTCGCCGAGGGGATGAGGATACGGCCCCCTTTCATGAGTCTGTTACTACTTCTCCCACTATGTGTTTGGTGGCTGATGAAAGCAACAAGCTTTTGTGGAGTGGTCATAAGGATGGTAAAATCAGGGCTTGGAATATGATCCATCAGCcttctgatgatgataatgatgatcatGATGGTGATGGTCCGATGCCTTTCAAGGAACGAATCTCGTGGCAAGCTCATCGTGGTCCTGTCAATTCCATTGTCATTAGCTCTTATG GTGATATGTGGTCATGTTCTGAAGGAGGTGTCATAAAAATATGGCCTTGGGATCCATTAGAGAAATCTCTTCTGCTTAAACAGGAGGAGAAACACATGGCTGCGTTATTAGTGGAGAGGTCTGCTATTGACCTAAGGAGCCAAGTTACTGTCAATGGGACATGTAGCATATCTTCCTCAGAGGTCAAGTTTTTGTTAGCCGATTCAGTAAAAGCTAAAGTGTGGGCTGTGCAGTCACTCTCGTTCTCAATCTG GGATGCTCGGAGTAAAGACCTTCTGAAAGTTTTAAATGTTGAGGGGCAAGTTGAGAATCGTGTGGACATGCCACCTATACAAGATCAACAAGTTGATGATGAGATGAAACTGAAATTCTTCTCTGGTTCAAAAAGGGAAAAACCACAGGGCTTTCTGCAGCGATCACGTAATGCCATAATGGGAGCTGCAGGAGCTGTTCGCCGAGTCGCCACCAGAAGTGCAGGAGCGTTTTCGGAAGATACTAGGAAGACAGAGGCTATCGTGTTAGCTGTAGATGGAACAATTTGGACTGGAAGCATAAGTGGACTCATTGTTCAGTGGGATGCAAATGGAAACCGCTTGCGGGATGTGAATCACCACCAACGTCCTGTTTTGTGCTTTTGCACTTTTGGTGATCGACTATATGTGGGTTATGCAAGTGGCTACATCCAGGTCTTGGATTCCGACGGAAAGCTAATTTCAAGCTGGGTTTCACACAATGAACCAGTTATTAAGCTAGCAGCAGGGGGTGGTTTCATTTTTAGTCTGGCCACTCATGGTGGAGTACGAGGATGGTATGTGACATCTCCAGGACCCCTGGACAATATAATCCGAACGGAATTGTCTCAGAAGGAAACTTCATATGCCAGACAAGACAATGTTAGAGTTTTAATTGGTACCTGGAATGTTGGTCAAGGACGGGCTTCACACGATGCACTTATGTCGTGGCTGGGCTCTGTCACTTCAGATGTGGGCATTGTTGTTGTCGGGTTGCAAGAGGTGGAGATGGGTGCAGGCTTCCTTGCTATGTCTGCTGCTAAAGAAACG GTTGGACTTGAAGGAAGTGCTGTGGGGCAGTGGTGGATTGATGCAATTGGAAAAGCACTTGACGAAAAGAAGACTTTCGAGCGTATGGGTTCAAGGCAGTTGGCAGGACTTCTGATATCTCTTTG GGCGAGGAAGGATATTAGAACACATGTTGGAGATCTTGATGTTGCAGCAGTTCCATGTGGCTTTGGCCGTGCCATTGGCAACAAG GGAGGTGTAGGTCTGAGAATCAGAGTTTATGACCGAATTATGTGCTTTGTGAATTGCCACTTGGCTGCACATTTGGAAGCAGTTAATCGCAGAAACGCAGATTTCAATCACATTTTTCGTTTGATGGTGTTTTCCCGGGGACAAAATCTAAATAACACTGCAGCTG CTGGTGTGTCAACAGCAGCTTATACAACAAAGAGTAACACT ATTCCAAGCACCGGCGCTGAAGAAACCAAGTCTGATCTAGCAGCAGCAGACATGGTCACATTTTTTGGCGATTTTAACTATAGGCTGTTTGGTATATCCTATGATGAAGCAAGAGACTTCATTTCACAGCGATCCTTTGATTGGCTCAGAGAAAGAGACCAACTTAGAGCAGAGATGAAACTTGGAAAAGTCTTCCAAGGAATGCGTGAGGCATTAATCACTTTCCCTCCCACGTACAAATTCGAAAGGAATCGCTCAGGCCTAGGAG GATATGATTCAGGTGAGAAAAAGCGAATTCCTGCATGGTGTGACAGagttatatatagagatacTCAATCCAGCCCATTCTCAGAGAGCAATTTGCAATGCCCTGTAGTCTCATCGGTTATAAT GTATGAAGCTTGCATGGATGTTACTGAGAGCGATCACAAACCCGTGCGCTGCAAATTTCATGCGACTATAGCTCACGTTGATAAATCTGTGCGGAGACAGGAGCTGGGGAAAATAGTAAGGTCTAATGAGAAGATACTATCCATTTTCGAAGATTTAAGATTGGTTCCAGAAACTACTGTGAGCACCAACAACATTGTTCTTCAGAGTCAGGACACAGTCATCCTAACAATCACAAACACTTCAACCACGAGCAAAGCCATTTTTAACATTCTATGCGCCGGACAAGCTATAGTtaaggatgatggagaagattctGACTATAATCCACGAGGCTCCTTTGGTCTGCCACGCTGGCTTGAG gTTTCGCCTGCAGCCGGGATAATACATCCGGAAGGATCCGTGGACGTGAAAGTTCATCACGAAGATTTTCACTCATTGGAGGAACATGTTGACGGCATCCCACAGAATTGGTGGTGCGAAGATACTCGAGATAAAGAAGCAATCCTGATGGTGAACATTCGAGGAAGCTGTTCAACTACATTGACAAGCCACTCTATCAAAGTCCGTCACTGCTTCTCAGCCAGAGTATGCCTCCTTGAGAACAGACCCACAAACCTAACAAAGAACTTAGGCGGTTCACGTCGTTACCCAACAGATATTACCCGTAATGGAAGCACTAGACCAAAAACTGAAGACTCGGTTAAACGAGGTAAAAGCCGGTGA
- the LOC104754713 gene encoding type I inositol polyphosphate 5-phosphatase 13-like isoform X2, translating to MDSQLINEEEDEKALSTLVPVPPRRKTQSFSLQFDQKPHHQIRKHSLDEVPRSATLGSDTVYFDSSDDEFSTAANIVSGDNAGDGNGGGGGGGAEDYLIVNPPPNVGVGDDDTEPLPEFIGAGGGSGIFKVPVRAAVHPGRPPCLELRPHPLRETQTGNFLRNIACTETQLWAGQENGVRFWNLEDAYEAGCGIGGQVRRGDEDTAPFHESVTTSPTMCLVADESNKLLWSGHKDGKIRAWNMIHQPSDDDNDDHDGDGPMPFKERISWQAHRGPVNSIVISSYGDMWSCSEGGVIKIWPWDPLEKSLLLKQEEKHMAALLVERSAIDLRSQVTVNGTCSISSSEVKFLLADSVKAKVWAVQSLSFSIWDARSKDLLKVLNVEGQVENRVDMPPIQDQQVDDEMKLKFFSGSKREKPQGFLQRSRNAIMGAAGAVRRVATRSAGAFSEDTRKTEAIVLAVDGTIWTGSISGLIVQWDANGNRLRDVNHHQRPVLCFCTFGDRLYVGYASGYIQVLDSDGKLISSWVSHNEPVIKLAAGGGFIFSLATHGGVRGWYVTSPGPLDNIIRTELSQKETSYARQDNVRVLIGTWNVGQGRASHDALMSWLGSVTSDVGIVVVGLQEVEMGAGFLAMSAAKETVGLEGSAVGQWWIDAIGKALDEKKTFERMGSRQLAGLLISLWARKDIRTHVGDLDVAAVPCGFGRAIGNKGGVGLRIRVYDRIMCFVNCHLAAHLEAVNRRNADFNHIFRLMVFSRGQNLNNTAAGMVGPKFMLFAPFQIPSTGAEETKSDLAAADMVTFFGDFNYRLFGISYDEARDFISQRSFDWLRERDQLRAEMKLGKVFQGMREALITFPPTYKFERNRSGLGGYDSGEKKRIPAWCDRVIYRDTQSSPFSESNLQCPVVSSVIMYEACMDVTESDHKPVRCKFHATIAHVDKSVRRQELGKIVRSNEKILSIFEDLRLVPETTVSTNNIVLQSQDTVILTITNTSTTSKAIFNILCAGQAIVKDDGEDSDYNPRGSFGLPRWLEVSPAAGIIHPEGSVDVKVHHEDFHSLEEHVDGIPQNWWCEDTRDKEAILMVNIRGSCSTTLTSHSIKVRHCFSARVCLLENRPTNLTKNLGGSRRYPTDITRNGSTRPKTEDSVKRGKSR from the exons atggaTTCACAGCTAATCAACGAAGAGGAAGACGAAAAGGCATTGTCCACACTCGTCCCTGTTCCGCCGCGGCGAAAGACGCAGTCTTTTAGCTTACAGTTCGATCAAAAGCCTCACCACCAGATCCGCAAACACAGCCTCGACGAGGTTCCTAGATCCGCCACTTTAGGATCCGACACCGTTTATTTCGACTCCTCCGACGACGAATTCTCCACCGCGGCTAACATCGTTAGCGGAGATAACGCCGGCGATGGaaacggcggaggaggaggaggaggagctgagGATTACCTCATCGTTAATCCTCCTCCTAATGTCGGTGTTGGGGACGACGACACCGAGCCTTTGCCGGAGTTCATCGGCGCGGGAGGCGGTTCCGGGATATTTAAGGTTCCGGTGCGTGCGGCGGTGCATCCAGGACGTCCGCCGTGTCTTGAGCTGAGGCCTCATCCGTTGAGGGAGACGCAGACTGGGAATTTCTTGAGGAACATTGCTTGTACGGAGACGCAGCTTTGGGCTGGCCAAGAGAATGGTGTCAGGTTTTGGAATTTGGAAGATGCGTATGAGGCAGGGTGTGGGATTGGTGGCCAGGTTCGCCGAGGGGATGAGGATACGGCCCCCTTTCATGAGTCTGTTACTACTTCTCCCACTATGTGTTTGGTGGCTGATGAAAGCAACAAGCTTTTGTGGAGTGGTCATAAGGATGGTAAAATCAGGGCTTGGAATATGATCCATCAGCcttctgatgatgataatgatgatcatGATGGTGATGGTCCGATGCCTTTCAAGGAACGAATCTCGTGGCAAGCTCATCGTGGTCCTGTCAATTCCATTGTCATTAGCTCTTATG GTGATATGTGGTCATGTTCTGAAGGAGGTGTCATAAAAATATGGCCTTGGGATCCATTAGAGAAATCTCTTCTGCTTAAACAGGAGGAGAAACACATGGCTGCGTTATTAGTGGAGAGGTCTGCTATTGACCTAAGGAGCCAAGTTACTGTCAATGGGACATGTAGCATATCTTCCTCAGAGGTCAAGTTTTTGTTAGCCGATTCAGTAAAAGCTAAAGTGTGGGCTGTGCAGTCACTCTCGTTCTCAATCTG GGATGCTCGGAGTAAAGACCTTCTGAAAGTTTTAAATGTTGAGGGGCAAGTTGAGAATCGTGTGGACATGCCACCTATACAAGATCAACAAGTTGATGATGAGATGAAACTGAAATTCTTCTCTGGTTCAAAAAGGGAAAAACCACAGGGCTTTCTGCAGCGATCACGTAATGCCATAATGGGAGCTGCAGGAGCTGTTCGCCGAGTCGCCACCAGAAGTGCAGGAGCGTTTTCGGAAGATACTAGGAAGACAGAGGCTATCGTGTTAGCTGTAGATGGAACAATTTGGACTGGAAGCATAAGTGGACTCATTGTTCAGTGGGATGCAAATGGAAACCGCTTGCGGGATGTGAATCACCACCAACGTCCTGTTTTGTGCTTTTGCACTTTTGGTGATCGACTATATGTGGGTTATGCAAGTGGCTACATCCAGGTCTTGGATTCCGACGGAAAGCTAATTTCAAGCTGGGTTTCACACAATGAACCAGTTATTAAGCTAGCAGCAGGGGGTGGTTTCATTTTTAGTCTGGCCACTCATGGTGGAGTACGAGGATGGTATGTGACATCTCCAGGACCCCTGGACAATATAATCCGAACGGAATTGTCTCAGAAGGAAACTTCATATGCCAGACAAGACAATGTTAGAGTTTTAATTGGTACCTGGAATGTTGGTCAAGGACGGGCTTCACACGATGCACTTATGTCGTGGCTGGGCTCTGTCACTTCAGATGTGGGCATTGTTGTTGTCGGGTTGCAAGAGGTGGAGATGGGTGCAGGCTTCCTTGCTATGTCTGCTGCTAAAGAAACG GTTGGACTTGAAGGAAGTGCTGTGGGGCAGTGGTGGATTGATGCAATTGGAAAAGCACTTGACGAAAAGAAGACTTTCGAGCGTATGGGTTCAAGGCAGTTGGCAGGACTTCTGATATCTCTTTG GGCGAGGAAGGATATTAGAACACATGTTGGAGATCTTGATGTTGCAGCAGTTCCATGTGGCTTTGGCCGTGCCATTGGCAACAAG GGAGGTGTAGGTCTGAGAATCAGAGTTTATGACCGAATTATGTGCTTTGTGAATTGCCACTTGGCTGCACATTTGGAAGCAGTTAATCGCAGAAACGCAGATTTCAATCACATTTTTCGTTTGATGGTGTTTTCCCGGGGACAAAATCTAAATAACACTGCAGCTGGTATG GTTGGTCCCAAGTTTATGCTGTTTGCTCCTTTCCAGATTCCAAGCACCGGCGCTGAAGAAACCAAGTCTGATCTAGCAGCAGCAGACATGGTCACATTTTTTGGCGATTTTAACTATAGGCTGTTTGGTATATCCTATGATGAAGCAAGAGACTTCATTTCACAGCGATCCTTTGATTGGCTCAGAGAAAGAGACCAACTTAGAGCAGAGATGAAACTTGGAAAAGTCTTCCAAGGAATGCGTGAGGCATTAATCACTTTCCCTCCCACGTACAAATTCGAAAGGAATCGCTCAGGCCTAGGAG GATATGATTCAGGTGAGAAAAAGCGAATTCCTGCATGGTGTGACAGagttatatatagagatacTCAATCCAGCCCATTCTCAGAGAGCAATTTGCAATGCCCTGTAGTCTCATCGGTTATAAT GTATGAAGCTTGCATGGATGTTACTGAGAGCGATCACAAACCCGTGCGCTGCAAATTTCATGCGACTATAGCTCACGTTGATAAATCTGTGCGGAGACAGGAGCTGGGGAAAATAGTAAGGTCTAATGAGAAGATACTATCCATTTTCGAAGATTTAAGATTGGTTCCAGAAACTACTGTGAGCACCAACAACATTGTTCTTCAGAGTCAGGACACAGTCATCCTAACAATCACAAACACTTCAACCACGAGCAAAGCCATTTTTAACATTCTATGCGCCGGACAAGCTATAGTtaaggatgatggagaagattctGACTATAATCCACGAGGCTCCTTTGGTCTGCCACGCTGGCTTGAG gTTTCGCCTGCAGCCGGGATAATACATCCGGAAGGATCCGTGGACGTGAAAGTTCATCACGAAGATTTTCACTCATTGGAGGAACATGTTGACGGCATCCCACAGAATTGGTGGTGCGAAGATACTCGAGATAAAGAAGCAATCCTGATGGTGAACATTCGAGGAAGCTGTTCAACTACATTGACAAGCCACTCTATCAAAGTCCGTCACTGCTTCTCAGCCAGAGTATGCCTCCTTGAGAACAGACCCACAAACCTAACAAAGAACTTAGGCGGTTCACGTCGTTACCCAACAGATATTACCCGTAATGGAAGCACTAGACCAAAAACTGAAGACTCGGTTAAACGAGGTAAAAGCCGGTGA
- the LOC104754712 gene encoding ankyrin repeat-containing protein At5g02620-like: MSSLTTVMEKQESFRGSSMEEHQSLRRVGSENQARKGRPLEKQVSFQAGNVEKHGIKGRGALEKQDKAMERQGSFRGFVEKQKSFRIIMERQLSFMNGGSGSERKKKNESSPGKRGDSPLHIAARTGNLGKVMELIRDCNSIQDLKLLLSKQNLEGETPLYTAAENGYSLVVEEMLKHMDLDTASIAARNGFDPFHVAAKQDHLEALKKLLETFPNLAMTTDSSCTTALHTAATQGHIDVVNLLLKTNPHLAKIAKNNGKTALHSAARMGHREVVKSLIGNDASIGFRTDKKGQTALHMAVKGQNEGIVLELVKPDPAVLSVENNKGNMPLHVATNKGRTKIVRCLVLFDGIDLNAMNKAGDTALDIAEKTGNSELVSVLKEAGAATAKDLGKPQNPAKQLKQTVSDIKHEVQSQLQQSRQTGVRVQRIAKRLKKLHISGLNNAINSATVVAVLIATVAFAAIFTIPGQYEEERTKGPLSLGEARIANKAPFLVFFIFDSLALFISLAVVVVQTSVVVIEQKAKKKLVFVINKLMWLACLFISIAFVSLSFIVVGKEDIWLAICATIIGGTIMLTTIGAMCYCVVMHRIEESKLKSLRKERSKSKSFSLSHMPSESEILNSEFNKRMYAL; encoded by the exons ATGAGTTCTTTGACTACTGTAATGGAGAAGCAAGAGAGTTTTCGAGGTAGTTCCATGGAGGAACATCAGAGTCTCAGGCGCGTTGGTTCAGAGAATCAAGCGAGAAAGGGAAGACCTTTGGAGAAGCAAGTTAGTTTCCAAGCTGGGAATGTAGAGAAACATGGAATCAAAGGGAGAGGAGCTTTGGAGAAACAAGACAAGGCAATGGAGAGGCAGGGAAGCTTCCGTGGGTTCGTTGAGAAGCAGAAAAGCTTCCGGATTATAATGGAGAGACAGTTAAGTTTCATGAATGGTGGTAGTGGTagtgagaggaagaagaagaatgagtcGTCACCTGGTAAAAGAGGAGATTCTCCTCTTCACATTGCCGCTCGAACAGGGAATTTGGGAAAGGTTATGGAATTGATTAGAGATTGTAACAGTATCCAAGatttgaagttgttgttgtcaaagCAGAATCTGGAAGGAGAGACTCCTCTGTACACTGCAGCAGAAAACGGGTATTCGTTAGTTGTTGAAGAGATGTTGAAACATATGGATCTTGATACCGCATCAATTGCAGCTAGAAACGGTTTTGATCCTTTCCATGTAGCAGCAAAGCAAGACCATCTTG AGGCGTTGAAGAAACTGTTGGAGACATTTCCAAATCTGGCTATGACGACGGATTCATCGTGTACTACTGCATTGCACACGGCTGCTACACAAGGACACATTGATGTTGTGAATCTTCTTTTAAAGACGAATCCTCATTTAGCTAAGATAGCTAAGAACAATGGTAAGACCGCACTTCATTCTGCAGCGCGGATGGGGCACAGAGAAGTGGTTAAGTCATTGATAGGTAATGATGCAAGTATTGGGTTTAGAACCGATAAAAAGGGACAAACAGCACTTCACATGGCTGTCAAAGGTCAAAACGAAGGGATTGTCCTTGAGTTGGTGAAACCTGACCCCGCGGTTTTGAGTGTTGAGAATAACAAAGGGAATATGCCATTGCACGTTGCCACAAACAAAGGCCGTACTAAG ATAGTTCGATGTTTGGTATTATTTGATGGAATTGACCTCAATGCTATGAATAAGGCTGGAGATACCGCACTTGATATAGCTGAAAAGACTGGAAACTCAGAGCTTGTGTCGGTTCTGAAGGAAGCAGGAGCTGCAACAGCTAAAGATCTTGGGAAGCCTCAAAACCCGGCTAAACAACTTAAGCAAACAGTCAGCGACATTAAACACGAGGTACAGTCTCAGCTCCAACAGTCTCGCCAAACGGGTGTCAGGGTTCAGAGAATCGCAAAGAGACTGAAGAAGCTTCACATAAGCGGTTTAAATAATGCTATAAACTCAGCAACCGTTGTGGCTGTCCTAATTGCAACAGTTGCATTTGCAGCAATCTTCACCATACCTGGGcaatatgaagaagaaagaacaaagggACCGTTGTCGTTAGGAGAAGCCCGCATAGCCAACAAAGCCCCGTTTTTAGTCTTCTTCATATTCGACAGCTTGGCACTGTTCATATCTTTGGCTGTTGTTGTGGTGCAGACTTCGGTTGTGGTGATTGAGCAAAAGGCAAAGAAGAAGCTTGTGTTTGTGATCAACAAGCTCATGTGGTTGGCCTGTTTGTTCATATCCATtgcatttgtttctctttcatttATCGTTGTGGGTAAGGAGGACATTTGGCTGGCGATTTGTGCAACGATTATAGGCGGGACGATTATGCTAACAACGATAGGTGCAATGTGCTACTGTGTGGTCATGCATAGGATTGAGGAATCTAAACTGAAAAGCTtaaggaaagagagaagcaaATCGAAATCTTTCTCATTGTCTCATATGCCTTCAGAGTCAGAGATTCTCAATAGTGAATTCAACAAGAGAATGTATGCACTCTGA